From the genome of Ziziphus jujuba cultivar Dongzao chromosome 6, ASM3175591v1, one region includes:
- the LOC107429851 gene encoding ubiquitin-conjugating enzyme E2-23 kDa-like has translation MSSPSKRREMDLMKLMMSDYKVEMINDGMQEFYVDFHGPKDSSYQGGVWRIRVELPDAYPYKSPSIGFINKIYHPNVDEMSGSVCLDVINQTWSPMFDLVNVFEVFLPQLLLYPNPSDPLNGEAAALMMRDRTAYDQRVKEYCEKYAKPEDLGTAQEEESSEEELSEDEYPSSDEGVAGKADP, from the exons atgtctTCCCCAAGCAAGCGCCGGGAGATGGATTTGATGAAAct GATGATGAGTGATTATAAGGTGGAGATGATCAATGATGGCATGCAAGAGTTTTATGTGGATTTTCATGGACCTAAAGACA GTTCTTATCAGGGAGGTGTATGGAGGATAAGGGTGGAGCTGCCAGATGCCTATCCTTATAAATCTCCATCTATTGGGTTTATCAACAAAATCTACCACCCAAATGTTGATGAAAT GTCTGGCTCGGTTTGTTTAGATGTTATCAACCAGACATGGAGCCCTATGTTTG accTGGTCAATGTGTTTGAAGTATTTCTTCCTCAACTCCTTTTGTATCCAAACCCATCTGATCCATTGAATGGAGAAGCTGCTGCTTTGATGATGCGTGATCGTACTGCTTATGATCAAAGAGTTAAAG AGTACTGTGAGAAATATGCCAAGCCAGAAGACCTGGGGACAGCTCAAGAGGAAGAATCCAGCGAGGAGGAGCTGAGTGAAGATGAATATCCATCCAGTGATGAGGGGGTCGCGGGAAAAGCTGATCCTTAA
- the LOC107429872 gene encoding AT-rich interactive domain-containing protein 2: MAGWSILTSRTVLDCDENVVSCRNNGSCKSVEDGVDDDNCDGYKVRPRCIFDQVLSLFLKEVAEKGVLRPVPAMLGGGQQVDLFKLFRTVRDRGGHDRVSKKKLWASVAKKSGLSLGASAAVKLIYFKYVNELVKWFRGMRKDRSLGNEQYGFDKNVQFLSLELETEFRGLLSNGSVRKGKNGGPIQLESDNEDSYRTSSGFGKYHSDNDEKSRHDDDGDLQILDLNVDKKGKEWKRKRESLSGMLKWLIQTAKRSDDPSIGMIPEPSKWKDHKDNEFWLQAIRVREALFLRRHICSNTEESPLPKKQKMHPSMYEDNMASSHHSTERLRCSERVPNLVKSRLCACCNSRSSSQSKLRSPCKLELGKDPKEEAPAEVDLSVTDTEVSPPKDEPLEKHVSVGPLFQADVPEWTGVVAESDPKWLGMQVWPVDCGAYKSYVETDSIGQGRSDFCGCPLRGSVECVRFHIAEAKMKLKLQLGSVFYHWRFDRMGEEVSLQWTAEEEKRFKDIVRSHNKCFWDDVVKWFPTKTQEKLVSYYFNVFLIQRRSYQNRVTPKNIDSDDDETELGSLSEGFGHDAVKVSGSNSLSCSKNEQCFDFEQT, translated from the exons ATGGCAGGATGGTCGATTTTAACAAGTAGGACTGTCTTAGATTGCGATGAAAATGTGGTTTCTTGTCGGAATAATGGTTCTTGTAAGTCTGTAGAAGATGGTGTTGATGATGATAACTGTGATGGCTATAAAGTCAGGCCAAGATGCATTTTTGATCAAGTTCTGTCTCTTTTTCTGAAAGAGGTTGCCGAAAAGGGTGTACTTAGGCCTGTCCCGGCAATGCTTGGTGGTGGCCAGCAGGTAGATTTGTTCAAATTGTTTAGGACAGTGAGAGACAGAGGAGGTCATGATCGGGTTTCGAAGAAAAAATTGTGGGCTTCTGTGGCCAAGAAATCTGGTTTAAGTCTTGGTGCTAGTGCTGCTGTGAAATTGATCTACTTCAAGTATGTCAATGAGTTGGTGAAATGGTTCAGAGGGATGCGTAAAGATAGGAGCTTGGGAAATGAACAGTATGGATTTGATAAGAATGTTCAGTTTCTATCATTAGAGCTGGAGACAGAGTTTAGAGGTTTGTTGTCTAATGGGTCGGTCAGGAAGGGAAAAAATGGTGGACCAATTCAATTGGAATCAGATAATGAAGATTCATACAGAACTAGTTCAGGTTTTGGAAAATACCACAGTGATAATGACGAAAAAAGTaggcatgatgatgatggtgatctCCAGATATTGGACTTAAATGTTgataagaaaggaaaagagtgGAAGAGAAAACGAGAATCATTGTCTGGAATGCTTAAGTGGCTGATTCAGACAGCCAAACGTTCGGATGATCCTTCAATTGGGATGATACCAGAGCCATCTAAGTGGAAGGATCACAAGGATAACGAGTTCTGGCTCCAGGCAATAAGGGTAAGGGAGGCATTGTTTTTAAGAAGGCATATCTGTTCAAATACTGAAGAATCTCCCTTGCCG AAAAAGCAAAAGATGCATCCATCCATGTATGAGGATAACATGGCTTCCAGTCACCATTCCACAGAGAGGTTAAGATGCAGTGAAAGGGTTCCTAATTTAGTGAAATCTCGTCTATGCGCGTGTTGTAATTCACGTTCATCCAGTCAAAGTAAATTGAGGAGTCCTTGCAAATTAGAGTTGGGAAAGGACCCAAAGGAGGAAGCACCTGCGGAGGTAGATTTATCAGTTACTGATACAGAAGTTAGCCCGCCAAAGGATGAGCCCCTCGAGAAGCATGTTTCTGTGGGACCTCTCTTTCAAGCAGATGTCCCTGAATGGACTGGTGTGGTTGCTGAAAGTGATCCAAAATGGCTAGGCATGCAGGTTTGGCCAGTGGACTGTGGAGCATACAAATCTTATGTTGAAACAGATTCTATTGGCCAGGGAAGATCAGATTTTTGTGGCTGTCCGCTTCGAGGTTCTGTTGAATGTGTCAGATTTCACATTGCCGAGGCAAAGATGAAACTGAAACTCCAACTTGGCTCAGTGTTTTATCATTGGAGATTTGATCGTATGGGTGAAGAAGTTTCACTTCAGTGGACAGCTGAAGAGgaaaagagatttaaggatattgTAAGGTCCCACAATAAGTGCTTTTGGGATGATGTAGTCAAGTGGTTTCCGACAAAGACACAGGAAAAGCTGGTGAGCTATTACTTCAATGTATTCCTTATCCAGCGTAGAAGTTATCAAAATCGTGTGACTCCAAAAAATATTGATAGTGATGATGACGAAACAGAATTAGGATCTTTAAGTGAGGGTTTTGGGCATGATGCAGTCAAGGTTTCAGGCTCAAATTCCCTTTCATGTTCCAAAAATGAGCAGTGTTTCGATTTTGAACAGACATAG
- the LOC107429874 gene encoding probable E3 ubiquitin-protein ligase RHB1A, translating to MGGCCCCSSKGTELTNAPTYYYYPRASEEHVPLSSHHAPASLSAGLLVDTNLDTSIPDTYRSPPAPMPYEVAFGSPHSPPVAQEICGNKVDGGVQTTNSDSVEAADGNNQDPLAKCEDLKESDCKAQTKCELDAEKDTEVEISKPVESVVLATEEEDGCPICLEEYDTENPKITTKCEHHFHLACILEWMERSDTCPVCDQEMIFDPPIE from the exons ATGGgaggttgctgctgttgttccTCTAAAGGAACTGAACTGACTAATGCACCAACATACTATTAC TACCCAAGAGCATCAGAAGAGCATGTACCCCTGTCATCTCACCATGCTCCAGCCTCACTTTCTGCAGGGCTGCTTGTTGATACCAACTTGGATACCTCAATACCTGACACTTATAGATCACCTCCTGCACCAATGCCATATGAAGTGGCCTTTGGAAGTCCTCATTCTCCACCAGTGGCTCAAGAAATTTGTGGCAACAAGGTTGATGGAGGGGTGCAGACAACAAATTCTGATTCTGTAGAAGCAGCTGATGGCAACAATCAAGATCCTTTGGCTAAGTGCGAAGACTTGAAGGAATCAGACTGCAAAGCACAAACTAAATGTGAACTTGATGCAGAAAAGGACACAGAAGTTGAAATTTCAAAGCCTGTGGAATCTGTTGTATTAGCAACCGAGGAAGAGGATGGTTGCCCCATCTGTTTGGAAG AGTATGATACCGAGAATCCAAAAATTACAACAAAATGCGAGCATCATTTCCACCTTGCATgcattcttgaatggatggAAAGAAGTGACACCTGTCCTGTGTGTGATCAG GAAATGATATTTGACCCACCTATTGAATAG